One part of the Vitis riparia cultivar Riparia Gloire de Montpellier isolate 1030 chromosome 6, EGFV_Vit.rip_1.0, whole genome shotgun sequence genome encodes these proteins:
- the LOC117915656 gene encoding biogenesis of lysosome-related organelles complex 1 subunit 1: protein MFTQPLPVARARVLSPAEIERPNADPSGLEASLLQLIQDHHQTSLKLRDETEKAKKDAIRTAMRVSDLLVDTVNGGVQEAFINEKRIELESRALTATVIRFAKQTHQWLAASHAINTAIKEIGDFENWMKTMDFDCRSINAAIRNIHQP from the exons ATGTTTACACAGCCTCTTCCGGTGGCGCGTGCACGCGTGTTGTCTCCCGCTGAGATCGAGAGACCAAATGCAGATCCCAGCGGCTTGGAAGCTTCTCTGCTTCAACTTATCCAGGACCACCACCAAACTTCTCTCAAACTCCGCGATGAAACCG agAAAGCAAAGAAAGATGCAATTAGAACAGCGATGAGGGTTTCGGATCTTTTGGTGGATACTGTGAATGGTGGAGTTCAAGAAGCGTTTATTAACGAGAAGCGAATTGAACTCGAAAGCCGAGCATTAACTGCCACCGTCATCCGCTTTGCCAAGCAGACCCATCAATGGCTGGCTGCTTCTCATGCCATCAACACTGCTATAAAG GAAATTGGAGATTTTGAGAACTGGATGAAGACCATGGATTTCGACTGTAGAAGTATCAATGCTGCAATTCGCAACATTCACCAACCATGA